The Armatimonadota bacterium genomic interval AGCAAACCTGCTTCGTCGCCGGGCTGCGCGACATAGTTGAACCGCGCGTAGTCCATGATGGACGGGGCGGTTCCGTTGTTCTTGACCCAGTCGGGATCGCGCAGTTGCTCGATGGTATAGCTCGAAGAGGCTTTCATGTTGTGGGGGAAGCCGAGCGAATGGCCCACCTCGTGCGCGACGACGAACCGAATGAGTTCACCAACGAGATCGTCGGGCATAGGCAAACTCTGGGCGCGTTCATCGACGGCCGCCGCTTGCACGAAGTACCAATCGCGCACGAGCTTTTGCACATCGTGATACATGCGAATATCGGCTTCAAGGATTTCGCCGGTGCGGGGGTCGTGCACGTGCGGGCCGAAGGCGTTCGTGATGGCGGCCGGAACCCAGCGGATCGTAGAAATACGGGCGTCCTCTGCGTCCCATTCGGGGTCCTCGTGCGGATCGGGCGCGTACTTGCCAAGGATGGCGTTACTAAACCCAGCCGCTTCAAACGCGGGCTGCCAATCTTCGATTCCGGCCTTGACGTAGGACTTCCATTTCTCGGGCGTGCCACGGCCGACGTAAAAGACAATGGGCTTGATCGGCTCGGAGAGCTCTGCCTCGGGGTCGCTCTTCTCCAGCCGCCAGCGCGTGATGTACCGGACCGTCTCGGCCGCGTGGTTCTTGTCATCAGCAAAATCAATGAAGCTCACGCTGAAGAACCCCACGCGCGAGTCATGCCGGCGTGGTTGCATGGGATTCTCAGGCAGCTTGATCATGCTGTGATGGATCATGGCGGTGATACCGCTGGTGGTGGGGCCTCGGCGGGCGAAGGGGCTTCGGCTGCCGCCGCGGCTGTCGTCGCTGGACGGGCTATAGGTGGCCAGCACCCTGATCTCGATGTTTTGCGGGAACGACTTGACCTGCTCGATGAACGATCGGCCGCTATCCATGTTGCCGGCGTTGAGCGTTCGTTTCGCGCTGAACTCGGCGACGTCCTTGGTGAACAAATCCGTCACCTTGATTACCGGCTTTTTGTCCGTGCCATACGCCTTGATCGGGAAGACCTTGATGATGGGAGCGAGGTTCGAGGCTTTGACCGCATCAGCGATCGGATCATCGGTGTCGGCTCGAATGCCGTAGCGAACGTCGCGCAAAAGCACCTTCTCGCCGCGCTGCTCCCAGCGGACAACGCGGTCGCCGGCGGGCATCCCGGCGTACGACGAGCCGGCGGTTGTTTCAGCAACTTGCGTGACCCACAACATGTCCTTGCCGAACGCGCCGGTTGGAATCTCGTAGTACAGATCGTCGTCGATGCGATGGACGTAGAAGAGCCCGATGTCGGTTACAGCTTCCTCGGTGATCACTTCGTCGTACGGTTTGATGGCGTCTTTCTTCTTGTCCTTGTCGTCGGACGTGTCCGCTTGCCGGTCCCCCCGTCCGGCCCAGCCACCGGGCCGTCGCTGAGCGGACGCAATCGAACTGAACCCAACGGCCAACGTGAGCGAGGCAATCACGTACAATCGAACGGCAGACGATGTGTGTTTTGGCAACATGTTGCTTCAATCTCCTTGATGGGACCGGCTATCAGACTACCGGCAAAGGCCCTTTGGAGCAAGGGTTTTGGGGCGTACACGGCGTAGGGGCGCAAAGAACCCACGGATTGGAATCCGTGGGCGTCAGGGGTGCGGCATGCCTGCGACCCGCCCGGCCAGTGCCGAGCGCCCAGCTGACCCCAGCAGGTCAATGGCCTGCCCAACACCCGTCACCCCAGTTCACCGTGCACGAATCGTCTCCATAATCTGGACACGATCTTGTCGGCCGGGCGGTTGACGCCGTACTTGTGCGCCCAGTTGCAGATGTTGTCGATATCGCGGGAGAGCAGTGTGTAGCCATGTTGGTTCAAGCGCGGGTCGATCGCCTGCGGGAAGTCGATGATGATCGCTCGATCTTCGTGCAGCAGAATGTTGTACGGCGACAGGTCGCCATGCACACAATCGCAATCGAGCATCAACTCGACGTTCCATAACACATCATCAATGATGCGCCCTACGGTCGCTCGGTCGGGGGCGACTTCGTGCAACATCGGCGAAGCACCGGACTCGTCGCCCAGGAACGACATGAGGATCGCGCGTTCACCGAGCGCGAGCGGTTGGGGAACGGCAGCGCCGGCCTCGTGCAGCACGTTCATCACCTCCCATTCCTGGCAGAGCCAAGTGCCGTACTGCACTCTCTTACCAAAGGCGCTACTTTTTTGTACCGCGCGCTTCGCTCGCCCTTCACGGGCCATATGCACGCGCC includes:
- a CDS encoding zinc-dependent metalloprotease encodes the protein MLPKHTSSAVRLYVIASLTLAVGFSSIASAQRRPGGWAGRGDRQADTSDDKDKKKDAIKPYDEVITEEAVTDIGLFYVHRIDDDLYYEIPTGAFGKDMLWVTQVAETTAGSSYAGMPAGDRVVRWEQRGEKVLLRDVRYGIRADTDDPIADAVKASNLAPIIKVFPIKAYGTDKKPVIKVTDLFTKDVAEFSAKRTLNAGNMDSGRSFIEQVKSFPQNIEIRVLATYSPSSDDSRGGSRSPFARRGPTTSGITAMIHHSMIKLPENPMQPRRHDSRVGFFSVSFIDFADDKNHAAETVRYITRWRLEKSDPEAELSEPIKPIVFYVGRGTPEKWKSYVKAGIEDWQPAFEAAGFSNAILGKYAPDPHEDPEWDAEDARISTIRWVPAAITNAFGPHVHDPRTGEILEADIRMYHDVQKLVRDWYFVQAAAVDERAQSLPMPDDLVGELIRFVVAHEVGHSLGFPHNMKASSSYTIEQLRDPDWVKNNGTAPSIMDYARFNYVAQPGDEAGLLPRVGPYDYFAAEWGYRQFASDADEKAELESIAKRQIDEPMFRYGGGGDPTAQTEDLSNQAVEATTLGLQNLERIAAMLVDATSTEGEDYDLLDNMYNELFSQWNREMGHVANIVGGVEQINLYYGDADQRFFPLDPDYQRDAVRFLVENALRTPHKMIPSEISLRLTANGVADRVLSAQSRLLRTLVNARRINRMAEHAENIEYGAYTPAEMLADLRYGIYSELNDTPMDIDIYRRNLQRTYVQMLGSLVENPSANSDLPALARAELVALGASIEGCDSGAADNAIVTAHLRDLSARIEAALDHRATRAAPSATPALTGRRRAGSEDSPNRGWCSVPLETDKD